In the Sulfobacillus thermosulfidooxidans DSM 9293 genome, GCTGACTAGCGCTTTTGAGCTTGAAGGCCATCTCTTGGGAATTGGTCGGATGCAAGAGCACATCAATCTTTCCAGGCGCAGTCGCATTGTAAACCAGACGAAGCAACTCGGCTTGTGTGAGGGATTCGAACAACCGTTGATCGAATTGAAAGCGGTCATTCTCAAAGAGCCAGTCCTGACCCTCCATCAGTTCACACCGTAGTTCCTCATGAGCCTGTTGCCACACCGCCTGATCGATATTCCCTTGACCAATACGCTCAAGCTCACGGAAGAAGAGTTTGAGATCGGCATCGTCTGTATTGACGGAATGAGCCAGCGTCAGCATAAGCGGCCGATGGTAGGCCGACAATTCGGATGGTAGTGATTCCTGTGCTTTGCGCGCATAAGCTAGCATGAGTAGAGCCTTGAGAACGACCCGCTGTTTCTCCGCTCCCGTGTAGTCTTCCGTGTCCCGAAAGGCACGATTTTCCTGCTGAAGGATCGTGATGTGCTTGCCGTAGCCGGTCCGAATAAATTCCGCAAGGTTGAAATTGAAGACCGTGGTGAGCACGTCACGCAGATCGGTGAAGGTGGCCGAGAAATTGAACAAGAAGCCATGACGGGTGAGGATGCTGTAGATGTGCTGACGTTTGGAGTCCTCTCGGTCTCCCTTGTGTGCCTCATCCAACAACACGTACCAGTGACCGCCATTCTCGTAATTGCGGTAATCAATGATGCGTTCTTTTTGTTCGTCGCTAAGGTTGTCCGCACGGTAGAAGAAAACGGTCATCTCCCTCCCGCCGATGATCGGCAAGAGGCTATGTTCGCGATCGGGATAGGCCTTGAGGCTTTCTAGGACGATGCGGAAGTCTGCGCGGCTGGCGTTGAATTCGGCTACATGGTCTTGGAGTTGTTTCATTAGATCGTCACGAGCGGTGAGGACCAAGATGGGATACGCTGGGATCTCGTTCCGACGCATAAGGCGCCACAAAAGTTCGATCAGCTTGATAAGCACGAGACTCTTCCCACTGCCTGTGGCCATCCAAAAGCTCATCCGGTTGATGAACGGCCAATAAGGAATCCGGTCGCCTTCGCTGGGGTAGTATCGTTTCAGTAGAGCACGCACATCCGGCTTCTGCCTCTGAAGAGAGATGCTTAGGTCCTCCGCCAAGCCATTGTCATGGTACCACTGCCAAAAGCGCGCCTTGCGTTCTTCGTTGGTGGCACGGGACTCCCCGGACTTCAAATCGCGCACGTCTCCGTAATACTTCCATAGAGCACGGAGGGCAAACTGCAGCGCTTCCTGTTGGTAGTCCCACAAGCGCATGGTAGGGGAAAACGTGGCCAGGTCGTAATCTTGCCAGGCTGGGGGGAGATCGAAAAAGGAGAGATCGGTTAGAATGTCCTGCAGTGTGCGCATATGACTACTCCCCCCACCAAATTAGCGGTTTAACGAATTGCCAGGGGGGATTCTGCAAGTCTATACTGGTACCGTCTTCGAACTCAACCACACCCGCCTTTGTGGGATCCTCATCTAATGGATGGATGCGTCGAATCCACTTCCCCGTCAGACACGAGAGCGTCTCGGCCAAGTCCACGTCAGGATAAAGTTTGGAAAGGTCTACACGGATTTCGTCGTTTGCTGGATTCATCTCCATAATTCGGTCGCCCGTTTCCGCGTTGTCCAGCATCTTGGAGTCTCGTAAGAAGACATACTGAGTGTAGGGGTCCTGAAAAAAGAGAGGCACATCGTCATCCCCATAGCGGGCTTTGCGCAGGACGTCTTCGTACTGCTCCACGCGAAAATACTTGAAGAAGTGACTGATGCCCTTGCCGCCATCTTGAGCCTTGCCATCTTTCCACTGGTCCGAGAAGACCACCTTTTTGATGCGCGGGAGAAGGGCCGTGTGAAAGTAGTCGGCCATCTCTATTAGGATGTACTTGCGCTGGCCGCCATCCTCCCGATTCAGGTTGATGACAGCGTGGGCGGTGGTGCCGGAGCCGGCAAAGAAGTCGAGAACAAGCCCGGTGCCTTTCTGAAGCAACTCAGAGTGCTGAAGGGTTTCTTCCATAAGGCCGATTGATTTAGGATATTTGAACTCCTCAGCGATACGCTCGCCGAGGATCTCCTTAAGAACTTTTGTCCCGTATTCACTAGCATCAAAATGGCTACCATACCACACAGTTCGTGCCATTTGAAGTTCTTTAGACAAATAAATTTGTACTCCTTTGGATGTAATTACCGCCTCTAGCTTGTCAGCCACTGTTTCAATAGATTGTCTAGCATAGCGCCATTTGCGTTCTTTACCATTTGAATCTATAGGCCAAACGTAGATAACGTCATTTTTCTCTTCGTTTGCTGCCGGTGGATGGAAATCATCCGGTGGTATATCTCCAAATCCGATAATCTTATTACCTTTCACAAGAATAGGATAAAAACAGTTAGCGGCATCTTCCCTATGGGATTCACTCCCTGAATCACGAAGATTCCTAAAATCGGAGGTTTCTCTTGGACGGTCACTAATGTATTTGCGCTCATTATCGGGGTATAGAAAGTAAAGATACTCATGCACAACAGAAAAATTTTTACTTTGCTGCCCCCTTTGGTTATGCACTACAGTCACGAAGCTCTTCTCCCAACCATTGAACACTAGTTCCAGTAGTTGGTTTAGTTTCGCAGTTTCTACATCATCGATTGAAATGCAATATATTGCTTGTGAACCCAACCAATTCCTGCTTACAACCAGTCGGTTTTCCATCAGCGTTAACCACGAAGCGTGCTTGTAGTGATTCACATAAGCGATCTCGCTGTACTGAGTGTTGTATGGTGGATCAATATAGTTAAAATCTACCCGCCCCCGAAACTTCGGAAGCATCGTGTTCAGCGCTTGGTAGTTTTCGCTGTGCACAAGCCATCCGTCCAGCTCCTGGTCTAGGTGGTTGAAGAGCGCCAGAATGAGTCCTTCCAGATCTGGGAAGTGCTTGGTATCTATGGGTAAATACTGATAGCGCTCGTGAAGATGCTTGCCCTTAAGTTCCTCCAACCACACCTCCTTCGGCGAAAAGTCCTCCCCAACCATGCCCAATTCCTGCCACTCTCGTACCTGAGACTCCATGCCGGGGTGGATGAGAAGACGTTCCAGCACTGCTACTCCCCTGTCCTGTGCCGCGATGCGGTCCAGGGTTATCACGTAGTGGCTGCCGAGCACAAACTTGGGCTTGTTCCAGATGCGGACCAGCTCGTCCTCAAACTGAGCTATAAAGTCGATGATTTTGTAGGCGATCTCCTTGAGAATCTGCAGCTGCCGAACGCGCTGTTCCGTCCAAACGGTGCCCTGACGCTGTTCGGGCTCGAAGACGTATTGATATAGCCACAGATTAAACTGATCGCGCAGGAACTGGCGCGCGTTTTTGTTGATGAAGTAGTCCACCTCGCTTTGACGCTCAAAGACACGAAACGCCCGCTTTAAGATCTCTGCTGATGGTATGGCGGCGGTGTATTGGTTTAGATGCAGGGCATTCTTGATCGCGCGGCGAACACCATCAATATTCGTCTGCCGACCTCGTTCTGAGTAGGTCACCGTAAACACAAGCGTGGCATCGTCGCGCCGTTCCTTGAAGTCGTATACGAGCGTGCGTTTTTCATTGGACCTTTTGTTCTCTAAAGAAGAAACGTCAAAGAAGAACTTAAACCCATCAATTTCTACTACCATGCTACGAAAAAGGCGATCCGTCTTCACGTAGTAGAGCATGTGCGTCTTCCAAAACAGGGTCACGTCCCGTTCGTCCGTATAGACCTGCTCGTAGACGTGTTCATGCGGTGGAGTAAACCGGAAATAGATCGACCCCGACTCCGAGAAGTAACGACGGAAGAAGGTGTACAAGCGGTCAAAAAACTCTTCTCGAAACTCGGGGAAGCGTTCCAAAGCCCGGTTGATATCCTCCTGAAGACGGGGGAAAACTCCTCTCTCATAGTAAAGCGATTTGATGTGCATAAGATTGACAAAACCCGACTCCCCTTCAACTTGCTCGCCAATAAAGACATTCCGCAAAGCATCAAAAAACTGGGTTTCCTTGCTCATAGCTTCAACCTTTCCTCACGATTATTGTGCACATTATTGGGGCTTGATCGTACTCATTCTGAAATATCACGCCAGCTCCTCTGAGCTGCCCTGTAGGGGTACCCTGAGAGATGGTGGAGACCCCTTTCGAGGGAGCGCCCGCGTCTCCTGCACCGAATAGCTACTAAGCCGCTGGCTAACGACTGCGTGTTGAAATGGCGTTGGCTTGCGACATTCAACTTCAGATTGTTCCGCGAAAGTCCGCAAGTAAAACGCCCATTTTGGCGTTCACATTTCAAACAAGTTACCCAATATTCCCATCGTTTGTGCAGACTGTAATCATCTTACGATGAGGATTGTCCGTCGTAAAGCAAAATGGTGTCATAATGTGCTACATTGATATTATCAGTACTCACAACGTTTCCCACTCATAATGTCTTAAGACGCTGGCAGGGACGACACGTCAATAATAGTAGCACTATCGCGACGTCCACATTCGTTTAGATCGTCCTTCCGGATGAGGCCAAAGCGCTGCAGTGGCCTAAGCTTTTTCTTACAAATGTCGTCATTCGGCACGAGGCAGAAAGCAGATAGAAGACGTCTTGCACGAATTAAAATTATGTACCACCCAGACAATCACACAAGTTTTTAACCTTGGGGTGAAAGGAAACATCGATGAATTCAATTATCGACCGAACTCTAATAAATGATTTCGAGATTTCCGGATTATGGTGGATGCCTACGAATCCTAAGATAAAATGGTTTGGCACAGTCATCTTTAAGCACGATGCCATAATTAGAACAGAATTATGGGCAGATCATGACTTGTGTGATAAATTCGACGTTTTACATGGTCTCAGCCAAAACGGTGAACGGATCACGCTATTTGATTTGACGTATCCAAACAAACACACCGGATTTAGTCAACAAGACATCATTATCTCCGCTAGTTATGCCACTAAGTATGTCGTAATTGGAGATCATATATCGTCCGATATTGTATTTAACGTTATTTCTGTCCACTATACTTATGTTGAGCAATGGATTCGACAACCTATTTCCCCATCGTCATCATTGGCTAATATTCTTAGCATTAACTGCGGTTATAGTTCAACACTTGGCGCCCACATCGAAATTTGCCGCACCCAATCAATATCAACCAGTTTAACCACATGGACAAAAATGCTGGAGTGGACGATCCAGTTCTCTTTCGATCAGGGTCATAAGTACGACGAGCTGTTACAAACAGTTTTTGATATGGCTAATTTGCTGACGGTTTTGTTTGGTCTCGCAGTTTATCCTGTATATGTTGAAATTAAGTTGAAAAATGCACAGTCTCTAACCGTATATTCCTCGACGATACCCAAAAAGATTTTAGATGATGTACATCCTAGTTCTTTTGTCGTTCCGTTTTGTGATTTCATGGCTTGTGCATCGACTATTGTTCCAACGTGGTTTGATAATCTCAACGTCTATCGACCTGTCATCGGCTTATACACAGCAACCCTTTTCGGATCACAATTCTCTGAGTTTAATTTTTTGGCGATAATACAAGCGCTAGAAGGTTATCATCGGCGAAAATACCCCGAGAAGAAGTATATGGACGATGATGCTTACACACGTGTTATAGCCTCGTGGTTATCACAACTTCCCGTCTCACTTAAACAACCTCACAAGGATAGTCTTAAGACAAGGATCAAGTATGGAAATGAATACTCCCTACGCACACGGTTCAAGAAATTATTTACTATCATAACCCAATCGGAAACAGAAGCTATTGTTTCAAACTACGGTGAAACAAGGTTTATCGAAAAAGTTATTGACACACGCAACTATTTGACCCATTATACCCAGGAACTTACCGTAAGGGCCGCTCAAGGCAAGGAATTGATCCACTTAACAAAACGTTTACGCGTGTTCCTCCTCTTGTTAATACTTAAGGACTTGAACATAGTCCTTTCACCGGAACACTTTACTAAGGATTTGAAATGGCAGCTTGATTAATCCTTGCATGTTAATAAATGCAGGTAGAGTACAATGGGAAACTGTAGTAGGTAAAATAGCTCCCTGAATGTTCGATCTCCAAGGGGACATGAGGGCCATCGGAGTTCTTCTTATGGATCGAGCTCGACACCGTACTGGGTACAATTCCCCTTTCTGCAGCACACCGCGTCATGGCGATTCAGACCACCACGCAATCCTTCGCTCCCTGTGGCAAAACATGATGCACAAATACCCCATAAACCTTTCCCCATGCCGGTACCCACCGTTCAGTCACTGGATCCCGCGCGGCCCAGACATGTGCCCATGTCGGTCCACCCCCCTATTAGCGTTTCGCTGCACCCGCATGAGTCTGAAAAGATATTCATCTACGACGCGATGAGTGTAGTCCTCGCCATGATACTCCCGATCGAAGCCCTACGCAATGCATTAGTTGGCGCTTTCAACCAAATCACCAGCAATCTCAATGCCATTCCCTAACCCACATCCCTGCCCCCCATATTGCCGGGAATAGCTTTATCGAACTCCTCTTAGTTTTACCCATTTTCCTCACCGTGATGATGGGCAGTATTAGCATCTTTTTATGGGTGCAGGAAAGCTATGCGGCCGGCCAAGCTGCTCAAGTGGGTGTCAGCACATGGGCATCCACAGGCAATCTCCTCCTCGCTCGGAATGCCATCGATCAAGTCCTCCAAGCGGAAGGATATTCTTCGCACGTCGCATGGACCGCCTATACGCAGCGGGGGTCATTAGACGTCGTGACGGTCTCGTTACCATTTCGGTCCACTTTTTGGCCCACGACACCCATCATTTCATCAACACGCAGTGCGGTTCAAGAAACGGGGATTCCCAGTGGTTCACAATCGTGGTGGTAACATTTTTATTTGGACCCTGTTTTGGCTTTTACTGGTGGTCAGTGTTTTGCCACCCTTTGTTAACCTCTCAGCCATGATTCTCGCTCAGCAACAACTCGTGGAGGATGCGCAAAATGCCCTGCAAGCCGCGGTACAAAGTTATCCTCACACTCCCGGTTTAGCACGCATACAGTTTCAATCGGTATTGGCCCAAGACATGCCTCGGACCTCCATGACGGTTCTATCCTTCGTCGATCATCAACAGTCGGCCCAGGCCCGGATTCTTTTCACAATGGCTCTGCCATGTCCCGTGGCAGGATGGTCCACATGGCAGACCGAACTCACGATTCGGACCTAGAGAGCTCGGAGAGGTCTCAAGCCTCTCCGATTTTCTTTTGCGTTGCCTTTTAAGCCCCTTACGAAGACGAGACAATCGCGATCACTCCTGGTAGGATTATTATCAGTTCAGAGGAGAGAATGTGCACGATGAGTCACACCGATTGATTCACCCGGATTCAAGTCACAGATTGTTCAAAAAGTTCAAGACACGCAAAAATGCGTCATGAGTCGGCCGTCGTCATCTGCTCAGCCCGTCGATGGTGCGTCGTGGGGTGCGTGAGGCAGTGAAGGAGGCCCACCATTCCGACGATCTCATGAACCTGGTGGACGAAAATGAACGCTTAAAGAAATAGCTCGGGGAAAACGATCGGCCGATGGCCATGCTTCAAGATCTGCTGCAAAAAAGGGATCCGTCCGTGACAGCATGGTGTGAACACGTGATAGACTGGCATCACCGCGCTCCCCAGGTGTCCCTTCGCCGATGGTGTGCGACGATTCGCCTTTCACGGGCCACCTTTTATGCGTGGCGTCATCGCCAACGCCATCCTGAACCGGATCGGCGCCATCAGGCGCCGGGACGACCTCCGCGAGGGCACAGCGTCACACAAAATGGCCAGAAAATCACCGATGGCCCGATGATGGACGGGATGACCGATATTCTGACCACGGAGAATGCGGCCTATGGGTATCATAAAATCACATGGGTCTTGCGACGACGCTATCATCTACAGATTCGTGTCAAAAAGGTGTATCGGCTCCTCCGACAGGGACCCTGATTATGGCCTCAGCGAAAACGCCGCATCCGGCATCCGCGCCGGCTGGCGCGGAACCACATCATTACGGCTCCCAATCCACTCGGGCAAACGGACATGACCTCTGTGTATATTGTGGGCGAGGATCGGTTTTTATCTCGCCAAGCGATGATCGATGTGTGTGACCGCATGATTATTGCTGACCACATGGGGCTTCATTGTCAGGCTACGGATGTTGTCCGGACCCCACAAAACGCGGTAATCCCACGTCAATCGGAATGGCAGAGGCCTCCCGTTCTACAGACGGACTTATTCCGATCTCGGAATTATGCCGATCACCTCGCGGGAATCGCCTACGGTTGCGGTGAAACGGTCTCATCATTCGGCATAATTCCCAAGCCAATGGACTCGAGGATATAGGTTCGATGGTGGTGGAACGACCAGATCTCGCCGTAGTCAACCCAAAGTCCTCGTCGTTCAAGCTCTTGGCTAGCTGGAATTATGCCGACCCGAACATCCGGAAACCCTTACCAGTTGGGAAGCGCGGAACCGGATCAGGATAATTCCGAGATCGGGATAAGTCCGTTTATCCTGATATCAGGATAAACGGACAATGGCCCCCAGTTTATCGCCGAGGCATTCGAAATGGATTGTGCCGCCTATGGTCTGGAACATGAACGCATTCCCGTGGCAACGCCGAATAAAAACGCCTTGATTGAATCGTGGCATGCTCCGTGGGAGCGCGAGTGTCTGACTCAAGAATTTGGCACATATGGCGAGGCCTATGCGGCGATAATGCGATGGATAGCCTTTTATAACCCAGATCG is a window encoding:
- a CDS encoding DNA methyltransferase; translated protein: MSKETQFFDALRNVFIGEQVEGESGFVNLMHIKSLYYERGVFPRLQEDINRALERFPEFREEFFDRLYTFFRRYFSESGSIYFRFTPPHEHVYEQVYTDERDVTLFWKTHMLYYVKTDRLFRSMVVEIDGFKFFFDVSSLENKRSNEKRTLVYDFKERRDDATLVFTVTYSERGRQTNIDGVRRAIKNALHLNQYTAAIPSAEILKRAFRVFERQSEVDYFINKNARQFLRDQFNLWLYQYVFEPEQRQGTVWTEQRVRQLQILKEIAYKIIDFIAQFEDELVRIWNKPKFVLGSHYVITLDRIAAQDRGVAVLERLLIHPGMESQVREWQELGMVGEDFSPKEVWLEELKGKHLHERYQYLPIDTKHFPDLEGLILALFNHLDQELDGWLVHSENYQALNTMLPKFRGRVDFNYIDPPYNTQYSEIAYVNHYKHASWLTLMENRLVVSRNWLGSQAIYCISIDDVETAKLNQLLELVFNGWEKSFVTVVHNQRGQQSKNFSVVHEYLYFLYPDNERKYISDRPRETSDFRNLRDSGSESHREDAANCFYPILVKGNKIIGFGDIPPDDFHPPAANEEKNDVIYVWPIDSNGKERKWRYARQSIETVADKLEAVITSKGVQIYLSKELQMARTVWYGSHFDASEYGTKVLKEILGERIAEEFKYPKSIGLMEETLQHSELLQKGTGLVLDFFAGSGTTAHAVINLNREDGGQRKYILIEMADYFHTALLPRIKKVVFSDQWKDGKAQDGGKGISHFFKYFRVEQYEDVLRKARYGDDDVPLFFQDPYTQYVFLRDSKMLDNAETGDRIMEMNPANDEIRVDLSKLYPDVDLAETLSCLTGKWIRRIHPLDEDPTKAGVVEFEDGTSIDLQNPPWQFVKPLIWWGE
- a CDS encoding HEPN domain-containing protein; amino-acid sequence: MNSIIDRTLINDFEISGLWWMPTNPKIKWFGTVIFKHDAIIRTELWADHDLCDKFDVLHGLSQNGERITLFDLTYPNKHTGFSQQDIIISASYATKYVVIGDHISSDIVFNVISVHYTYVEQWIRQPISPSSSLANILSINCGYSSTLGAHIEICRTQSISTSLTTWTKMLEWTIQFSFDQGHKYDELLQTVFDMANLLTVLFGLAVYPVYVEIKLKNAQSLTVYSSTIPKKILDDVHPSSFVVPFCDFMACASTIVPTWFDNLNVYRPVIGLYTATLFGSQFSEFNFLAIIQALEGYHRRKYPEKKYMDDDAYTRVIASWLSQLPVSLKQPHKDSLKTRIKYGNEYSLRTRFKKLFTIITQSETEAIVSNYGETRFIEKVIDTRNYLTHYTQELTVRAAQGKELIHLTKRLRVFLLLLILKDLNIVLSPEHFTKDLKWQLD
- a CDS encoding integrase core domain-containing protein, with translation MDCAAYGLEHERIPVATPNKNALIESWHAPWERECLTQEFGTYGEAYAAIMRWIAFYNPDRLHGS